One Triplophysa dalaica isolate WHDGS20190420 chromosome 11, ASM1584641v1, whole genome shotgun sequence genomic window carries:
- the btbd6a gene encoding BTB/POZ domain-containing protein 6-A isoform X1, translated as MPAAPECKRSHHGRIMKCVTFLLLLPETLKKLKSASKHSGRLPVCYNVLTISLKERMAGELYPVNDHASVQKNGTVMLSLSEKKRNVEPVAQTTTTIATTPTAEQNINNNNVEISTWQSLHPTLRERNALMFNNEHMADVHFIVGPPGESERVPAHKYVLAVGSSVFCAMFYGDLAEGDSDIHIPDVEPAAFLILLKYVYSDEIELSADTVLATLYVAKKYLVSALARACVGFLETSLEARNACVLLSQSRLFEEPDLTQRCWEVIDAQAELALRSEGLSEIDLPTLESILQRETLNVKEAIIFQAVLGWADAECRRQSLSPTLQNQRSVLGKALHLVRLPSMTLQEFADGAAQSNILTLEETHSIFLWYTAATKPSLGFPVTPRKGLTPQHCHRFQSSAYRSNQWRYRGRCDSIQFAVDKRVFIAGLGLYGSSGGKAEYSVRIELKRQGVLLAHNLTKFVSDGSSSTFPVWFEHPVQVEQDAFHTVSVVLDGSELSYFGQEGMTEVQCGKVTFQFQCSSDSTNGTGVQGGQIPELIFFA; from the exons ATGCCCGCTGCGCCGGAATGCAAACGGTCCCATCATGGCCGGATCATGAAATGCGTTACTTTTCTACTCCTGCTCCCCGAAACGCTTAAAAAGTTGAAAAGCGCAAGCAAGCACTCGGGAAGACTGCCCGTGTGCTATAACGTCTTAACTATTTCCCTCAAGGAAAGGATGGCGGGGGAACTGTACCCCGTGAACGATCATGCATCGGTGCAGAAGAACGGGACCGTGATGCTTAGCCTGTCCGAGAAAAAGAGGAACGTGGAGCCAGTTGCGCAGACCACCACGACCATCGCCACGACACCGACGGCAGAGCAaaatatcaacaacaacaatGTGGAGATCTCCACCTGGCAGTCCCTGCATCCGACATTACGCGAAAG AAATGCGCTCATGTTCAATAACGAACACATGGCAGACGTTCATTTCATTGTTGGTCCACCCGGAGAGTCGGAGAGGGTTCCGGCACACAAG TATGTTCTGGCGGTCGGGAGCTCCGTTTTCTgtgccatgttttatggggatcTCGCAGAAGGGGACTCTGATATCCATATTCCAGATGTGGAGCCCGCTGCGTTTCTCATCCTACTAAA ATACGTGTACAGTGATGAGATCGAACTGTCCGCCGACACAGTGTTGGCTACACTCTACGTTGCCAAGAAATACCTGGTGTCTGCGCTGGCTCGAGCGTGTGTGGGCTTCCTTGAGACGAGTCTAGAGGCACGAAACGCATGCGTGCTGCTGTCTCAGAGTCGGCTGTTCGAAGAGCCGGATCTCACTCAGAGGTGTTGGGAAGTGATCGATGCCCAGGCAGAGCTTGCACTGCGTTCCGAGGGATTGTCTGAGATTGACCTACCCACACTGGAGAGCATCCTACAAAGGGAGACGCTAAACGTGAAGGAGGCTATAATCTTCCAGGCGGTTCTAGGATGGGCCGATGCAGAATGTCGAAGGCAAAGCTTGAGCCCCACGCTGCAAAACCAGCGATCTGTGCTGGGAAAGGCGCTGCATCTCGTGCGCCTGCCTTCCATGACCTTACAGGAATTTGCAGATGGTGCAGCACAGTCAAACATTTTAACCCTTGAAGAAACACACAGCATCTTTCTCTGGTACACAGCTGCAACAAAGCCGTCGCTTGGATTCCCAGTTACGCCCAGAAAGGGGCTGACACCGCAACACTGTCATCGGTTTCAGTCCTCCGCCTACCGCAGCAACCAGTGGCGTTATCGTGGACGCTGCGACAGCATTCAGTTTGCAGTGGACAAACGTGTGTTCATCGCTGGACTCGGACTGTATGGATCCAGCGGAGGGAAAGCTGAATATAGCGTTAGAATTGAACTCAAGAGACAAGGAGTGCTTTTGGCTCATAACCTGACCAAGTTTGTGTCCGACGGTTCTAGCTCAACGTTCCCTGTGTGGTTCGAGCACCCAGTACAGGTAGAGCAAGATGCGTTCCACACCGTTAGCGTTGTTCTCGATGGGAGCGAGTTGAGTTATTTTGGACAGGAAGGGATGACAGAAGTCCAGTGTGGGAAAGTCACCTTCCAGTTTCAATGTTCCTCTGACAGTACCAATGGAACTGGGGTCCAAGGGGGACAAATTCCAGAGCTGATATTTTTTGCTTGA
- the btbd6a gene encoding BTB/POZ domain-containing protein 6-A isoform X2 — translation MAGELYPVNDHASVQKNGTVMLSLSEKKRNVEPVAQTTTTIATTPTAEQNINNNNVEISTWQSLHPTLRERNALMFNNEHMADVHFIVGPPGESERVPAHKYVLAVGSSVFCAMFYGDLAEGDSDIHIPDVEPAAFLILLKYVYSDEIELSADTVLATLYVAKKYLVSALARACVGFLETSLEARNACVLLSQSRLFEEPDLTQRCWEVIDAQAELALRSEGLSEIDLPTLESILQRETLNVKEAIIFQAVLGWADAECRRQSLSPTLQNQRSVLGKALHLVRLPSMTLQEFADGAAQSNILTLEETHSIFLWYTAATKPSLGFPVTPRKGLTPQHCHRFQSSAYRSNQWRYRGRCDSIQFAVDKRVFIAGLGLYGSSGGKAEYSVRIELKRQGVLLAHNLTKFVSDGSSSTFPVWFEHPVQVEQDAFHTVSVVLDGSELSYFGQEGMTEVQCGKVTFQFQCSSDSTNGTGVQGGQIPELIFFA, via the exons ATGGCGGGGGAACTGTACCCCGTGAACGATCATGCATCGGTGCAGAAGAACGGGACCGTGATGCTTAGCCTGTCCGAGAAAAAGAGGAACGTGGAGCCAGTTGCGCAGACCACCACGACCATCGCCACGACACCGACGGCAGAGCAaaatatcaacaacaacaatGTGGAGATCTCCACCTGGCAGTCCCTGCATCCGACATTACGCGAAAG AAATGCGCTCATGTTCAATAACGAACACATGGCAGACGTTCATTTCATTGTTGGTCCACCCGGAGAGTCGGAGAGGGTTCCGGCACACAAG TATGTTCTGGCGGTCGGGAGCTCCGTTTTCTgtgccatgttttatggggatcTCGCAGAAGGGGACTCTGATATCCATATTCCAGATGTGGAGCCCGCTGCGTTTCTCATCCTACTAAA ATACGTGTACAGTGATGAGATCGAACTGTCCGCCGACACAGTGTTGGCTACACTCTACGTTGCCAAGAAATACCTGGTGTCTGCGCTGGCTCGAGCGTGTGTGGGCTTCCTTGAGACGAGTCTAGAGGCACGAAACGCATGCGTGCTGCTGTCTCAGAGTCGGCTGTTCGAAGAGCCGGATCTCACTCAGAGGTGTTGGGAAGTGATCGATGCCCAGGCAGAGCTTGCACTGCGTTCCGAGGGATTGTCTGAGATTGACCTACCCACACTGGAGAGCATCCTACAAAGGGAGACGCTAAACGTGAAGGAGGCTATAATCTTCCAGGCGGTTCTAGGATGGGCCGATGCAGAATGTCGAAGGCAAAGCTTGAGCCCCACGCTGCAAAACCAGCGATCTGTGCTGGGAAAGGCGCTGCATCTCGTGCGCCTGCCTTCCATGACCTTACAGGAATTTGCAGATGGTGCAGCACAGTCAAACATTTTAACCCTTGAAGAAACACACAGCATCTTTCTCTGGTACACAGCTGCAACAAAGCCGTCGCTTGGATTCCCAGTTACGCCCAGAAAGGGGCTGACACCGCAACACTGTCATCGGTTTCAGTCCTCCGCCTACCGCAGCAACCAGTGGCGTTATCGTGGACGCTGCGACAGCATTCAGTTTGCAGTGGACAAACGTGTGTTCATCGCTGGACTCGGACTGTATGGATCCAGCGGAGGGAAAGCTGAATATAGCGTTAGAATTGAACTCAAGAGACAAGGAGTGCTTTTGGCTCATAACCTGACCAAGTTTGTGTCCGACGGTTCTAGCTCAACGTTCCCTGTGTGGTTCGAGCACCCAGTACAGGTAGAGCAAGATGCGTTCCACACCGTTAGCGTTGTTCTCGATGGGAGCGAGTTGAGTTATTTTGGACAGGAAGGGATGACAGAAGTCCAGTGTGGGAAAGTCACCTTCCAGTTTCAATGTTCCTCTGACAGTACCAATGGAACTGGGGTCCAAGGGGGACAAATTCCAGAGCTGATATTTTTTGCTTGA